The genomic window GAACAGCGTGTGTTATCCTTTACTTCCGTGTTACGGGACTTGTCAAGCTCTGATTGGTTTACATCAGCATTAAGGTTTGAAAGTGCCTGTCTTCGAGCTTTACATCCTCTCGCTCTCGGTAATGTCCACATAGACACAAACATGGGATTAATTCACGCTCTCCGCGGCTTCATCAAATCGTTTTTGGTCGTTCTTTTGTGGTCCAAATGCCAGGGTCGGGAGTCCGAGTTCAACTATGTAACTTGCGGTTCACTTGTGAAATTGCTGAACACGAGACACAACGTTCGGCTGCACTCCCATGATGTGAAATATGGCTCAGGTAAACCATCATCATAAACCTTCTTCCCAAAGTTCAGTTAGGCTATTGACCAATAATCAATGTCGTTCAATCAGAACATTCATGTGTTTCAATCAATGAACACATACAgcaaacctaacctaacctataGCAAGCAATAACCCGGTTGGTCCACATATAACTAACTACAAGTCAAAAGGAGAGATTTAAGCTAAATCTATAAAGCGTTTAAATGAGTATATAATAACCATACACTCTCTGTTAGTCTTAATGGCTGCTATTTTTGTGCAGTCGACCTAGATATGTCGACAATCGAGCTCGCTATGGTGTATCAATCAAGTGGAACACAATCGAGTGGTAACATTGTTGCAACAATGGATCCCATCAATCCACAGTGAAACATTTTTATAGCAACACAATAAGCAGGTGGTTACATTCAAGTGTGGCTATTGGCTATATGTCTTATCTTTTTTCTATAGCTGTAAACTATAGTAGGTCTAGCCTAGTATAGCTTACAGCTAAATGTAAGCTTAGCTGTTCATGCAAATCTTGCCATCCCCAGAGAGGTGTCAGCTGCATCTGTAGTCTAATACACAACCGAACCCAAAGGAGGAGGGATTTAACTGTAACACTGTACTCTATTACAGGTATAGCCAGCCATTTCTTGTCATTGAGTGGAATTTAAACTGACCTCAATTATTCAAACCAAAGTGTTACTTTTGTGTTTTTGAGGCTACACCTTTAGGCTTTGAAGCTCTACTTGACTGTTCCCTGAACGGGTAGGCTAGATGGAAGCTGTATACTATACAAGGCACACAACAGTACCATGTAGTCTTCTATATGAACTGATACCTCTCTGGGGGGGTATAATTTATGGAACCTTCCAACAGAAATCTGTTGCAGGGGGGGCATTGTAAATAACAAGGCTGCCAACAAACAACGcctacaaagttgtatagcggcagaataagatactgGGTAGGGCATGGGCTATTTCATTAAGTTTTTCACTCCCAacgtttattctgaaaaatgtctgtcctaaCTCTGGTAGTCTatggacaaaacattatgaataagctacgtggtgagttgatgcctttTTCGTCAGCTAGGTGAATTGGTCATGCTACTTTTGTATGCgtttgtttgttggcaaccttgtactttccaaagtttttttttgtaatagatttctgttggaacgttccacaaattgtACCCACCACCTCTCTGGTTAGGAAGAGGAAAATAAAGACAAGATGGCGGTTGAGGTAAATCTGTTGACTCCTTGTGAACTGTAGGCAGTGGGCAGCAGTCTGTGACGGGCGTCGAGAGTGCAGATGATGCCAACAGTTACTGGAGGATTCGGGGGAAGCCCAACAGGACCTGCCAACGAGGCGTGCCCATCCAGTGTGGGCAGGCCATCCGCATCACACACATGACCACGGGACGtaacctccacacacaccactTCAGCTCGCCGCTGTCCAACAACCAGGTATGAGAGGCAgtgggctcacacacacacacacacacacccctaggTGGCTGCTGTCAATAGTCAGGTAATGCAACACATGCTATTTTAGCTAATCACTGTCCCACAACCAGgtaacaaatacacacaccactAACCCTCAATGCTGTCCATCAACCTTTAGGAGGTGAGTGCGTTCGGTGAGAATGGCGAGGGGGATGACCTGGACGTGTGGAGGGTGCAGTGTGACGGCTCCATCTGGGAGCGGGACGAGGCGGTGCGCTTTAAACACGTTGGCACAGATGCCTTCCTGACCGTGACGGGCGAGCAGTACGGCCACCCCATCCGCGGGCAGAGGGAGGTGCATGGCATGGGCACTGCCAACCAGAACAACTACTGGAAAGCTATGGAGGGTGTCTTCATTCAGCCCAGCCAGGAGCCGCTGAGACACAATCATGAAGAGTTCTGATGACGTCATCAACACTGCACCACGACGAGCTCTGATGACGTCATCAGACATCACATAATCTGAAattaaccctattccctattgcataatatacactgagtgtaggaaacattaagaacaccttcctaatattgacttgcaccccctctcacctactatcataccctgttcaaagccactgaaatattttgtcttgtccattcactctctgaatggcacacttaGGGGGTGTGGTTGTGAGATATACACGTGATGTATATGGTTGTGGTGAgaacatgtgggtctgagcaGGTGTGATGTCATTGATGTTTGTTGAAATGTGTTTACTTTGTTTATGTATggttattgtaaaaaaaaaaatgacttgtacacacacaatccatatctcaaggcttaaaaatcattttttaacctgtctcctccccttcatctatactgattgaagtggtctcccgagtggcgcagcagtctaaggcactgcattgtagtgctagaggcatcactacagaccctggtttgattccaggctgtatcacaaccggctgtgattgggagtgccgtagggaggcgcacaattggcccagcgtcatccgggtttggccgtggtatgccgtcattgtaaataagaatttgttcttaactgacttgcctcgttaaataaataaagtggatttaacaggtgacatcaataagaaatcacagctttcacctggtcagtctgtcatggaaagtgtgggtgttcctaatgctttgtacactcagtgtgtacccacatggctctgatcaaaagtagggcactaaatagggaatagggggccatttcagACACGTTCTGCTGCAGGAGGGCACTCACACATTCTCATTACCCAACCAGGACCAATGGGGATGACTACTGACTACTGGCTCGCATTAGACGGATGAGGGAGATGAATGAGAATCAGCTGGATGTTTTGAATTTGACAACTTTGAACAAGATGGAAAGTGAAGAATTTGGCTATGATTAGTTTCAGAGGGAAATATTGATGTAATTCAGGTAGATGGTCATTCACCTGTGTACTCTTCAGCAACTAACTGTACAGATCCTGATGCtgataaaaacaacaaaaattccATTGATCACCTCACTAGTTAGTAAAGGGAGTATCTATTGGTCTATGCCTTGGCTATGAAGAGCTCACATTTAGACAACACAATGACTCACCTTATTGCTCTTTTGTGCATTTTGGGAGTGATTTCTTCTTGTGTTTAGACTTTTTATGTTTATGTCAGGAAGGGatatgttttatttgtattaGGGAAGATCGTATAAGatgataaaaaatttaaaaaatgtactcTTCCATTTGCAGTGTTCATTGTGTCATCCAAGTGGATATTTTATACTGTAAATATACAGCTTCAACTCTTAAGGTAGGAAAATACACCTTAGTTTGGGTTATATGTAGCTGTGTCTGTTGCTCCTTAAATGATAAATACATAAACAATGAAATATCCAGTATTGTCTAGTGGTGGGTTACTTGAAAGCAATATTTCAATGTGTACCTGCTGCAAGTCATTAGTAAATCAATAACTGTCTTGAAACCCAGAAATTAGACAGACTCGAGAAACAGATGTCTTCTCCAATTCACAGAAACTATTATCCAAAGTCAGAGTACGGTGATCAGCTGTTGATTCTGCATGAAGCGGTCAGTGGAGCTACTTTTACAAACAGGTTACATTAGGACTCAGAAGAaatgatacagacagagaagacaTATAGTCTATTCAGGTTATTTATCACGTTTAATAACAGGGCAGAGGctataaagaaaataaaaaaacacccaAATAACCCTACaatcattaaaaacccactaccccattccactactttgaccctgtctgttcctgcaccaggccaactaaccctacaatcattaaaaacccactaccccattccactactttgaccctgtctgttcctgcaccatgccaactaaccctacactcattaaaacccactaccccattccactactttgaccctgtctgttcctgcaccaggccaactaaccctacactcattaaaaacccactaccccattccactactttgaccctgtctgttcctgcaccaggccaactaaccctacactcattaaaaacccactaccccattccactactttgaccctgtctgttcctgcaccatgccaactaaccctacactcattaaaacccactaccccattccactactttgaccctgtctgttcctgcaccaggccaactaaccctacaatcattaaaaacccactaccccattccactactttgaccctgtctgttcctgcaccaggccaactaaccctacactcattaaaacccactaccccattccactactttgaccctgtctgttcctgcaccatgccaactaaccctacactcattaaaacccactaccccattccactactttgaccctatatgttcctgcaccatgccaatgacctgggaggacgggacaccaccactcaacacaccctgtcactcatctgaagtcaaatctcgtttacccaaatacttctctgcagctgccaccacaacatatattctttgtgatttacattccatttctgcggtacagttgataaccattgctttGAACACTAAGAAGCCAATCTTGCTGAAGCATATACACTACATGAGCAAAAGTATATGGACATCTGCTTGACTAACATCTCATACCAAAATCAAGGGCATGAACATGGagttactgctataacagcctccattcttctgggaaggctttccactagatgttggaacattgctgcggggacttgcttccattcagccatgagcattagtgaggtcgggcactgatgttgggtgattaggcctggctcgcagtcggcattccaattcatccctaaggtgtttgatggggttacggtcagggctctgtacaggccagtcaagttcttgacaaaccatttctgtatggacctcactttgtgcacagaggcattgttatgctgaaacaggaaaaggccatccccccataaagttggaagcacagaatcgtctagaatgtcattgtatgctgtagcattaatatttcccttcactggaactaaggggcttagcccaaaccatgaaaaacagccccagaccattattcctcctccactaaactttacagttggcactatgcgttCGGACAaatagagttctcctggcatccgccaaacccagattcgtccgtcggactgccagatgatgaagtgtgattcatcactccagagaacgtgtttccactgctctagagtccaatggcagcgaactttacaccactgcattgcacatggtgatcttaggcttgtgtgcagctgctcgcccatggaaacccatttcatgacgctcccgacgaacagttattgtgccgaCGTTACTTCCAGAGACTGTTTGGAaatcagtagtgagtgttgcaactgaggacagacgattttttatGCGCAACGCCCTTCAGCACTCGgccgtcccgttctgtgagcttgtgtgtggcctaccacttcacggttgagccgttgttgctcctagataattccacttcacaataacaccatttacagttgaccggggcagctctagcagggcagaaatttgacgaactgacttgttggaaaggtggcatcctatgacggtgccacgttgaacgtCAAGGAGCTCTTTAGTACggtcattctactgtcaatgtttgtctatggagattgcatggcggtgtgctcgattttatacacctttcagcaacgggtgtggctgtaatagccaaatccactaatttgtatatatagtgtatcactcgttggcctatccctctgtgctggcacagatctactactcacagggatgCTCTCAGGATGCCTCACCCTTGACCCATCTCTAccttcttcactgcctcagcatacgacaccttctgcactactctgactctagccacctcaacctgcctctctctccggACACTTCCAATGcccagcaacatgggcacccTTACTGTTTACATGACACACACAACTTTATCCACTGAAACTTTATCCAATCCTCTATCCcaatgcccttctgcacacttcccacatcttggaatctccgTCCTGCACACTGTTGTGACACGACTATAAACGTGGCACCTGAAACACCACAGTGGATTTGGCACACAAGCTCTAACAGGATAACTGATGTATCCTAACATGACTTTGTTTGTTAGAGACTCTGACTCAAAAGGCCTGATAGTGACTCCTCTGTGTTTCACCACGCTCATCACAGCGGCTGTGTCGCACCAAACGACAGgcatcacaaacaccaggaatcgtcaacttcaattgctccacctccacacttaacactaccccagaaatcactcctttcaatggagagcaaagcaagaaacagatcttgacccaagttgcttgAAAAGGGGCGCCAGCTCCCTCTGGTCAgaagaaacaaaaacaaatatcacAAGTCCACTACAGGTCTCCTAGGTTACCTTAATTGATTCAACTGCACCCAACTCCTTtcccacccaccctgaaaccacaaatagATCCGCCAAAAGGCAAggatccactttctccaaaaatgtcACTCCTCGTGGACCAGATTCTTCTCATGTCCATTGATGCCACGCTTGGGTTCCGAGCTCTTCACCACACCTTCCACCTTATTTAACTCGTCCTCATTCACTTCTATTTCACGTCCAGAACTTGTTCTGGCTCACGGCTCACTCTGTTTACACTTGACACCAATCTCCTCCAGGTCTCACTCTGTTTACACTTGACACCAATCTCCTCCAGGTCTCACTCTGTTTACACTTGACACCAATCTCCTCCAGGTCTCACTCTGTTTACACTTGACACCAATCTCCTCCGGGTCTCACTCTGTTTACACTTGACACCAATCTCCTCCGGGTCTCACTCTGTTTACACTTGACACCAATCTCCTCCAGGTCTCACTCTGTTTACACTTGACACCAATCTCCTCCGGGTCTCACTCTGTTTACACTTGACACCAATCTCCTCCGGGTCTCACTCTGTTTACACTTGACACCAATCTCCTCCAGGTCTCACTCTGTTTACACTTGACACCAATCTCCTCCAGGTCTCACTCTGTTTACACTTGACACCAATCTCCTCCAGGTCTCACTCTGTTTACACTTGACACCAATCTCCTCCGGGTCTCACTCTGTTTACACTTGACACCAATCTCCTCCAGGTCTCACTCTGTTTGCAGTTGACACCAATCTCCTCCAGGTCTCACTCTGTTTACACTTGACACCAATCTCCTCCAGGTCTCACTCTGTTTGCAGTTGGCACCAATCTCCTCCGGGTCTCACTCTGTTTACACTTGGCACCAATCTCCTCCAGGTCTCACTCTGTTTACACTTGACACCAATCTCCTCCAGGTCTCACTCTGTTTGCAGTTGACACCAATCTCCTCCAGGTCTCACTCTGTTTACACTTGACACCAATCTCCTCCAGGTCTCACTCTGTTTACACTTGACACCAATCTCCTCCAGGTCTCACTCTGTTTACACTTGACACCAATCTCCTCCGGGTCTCACTCTGTTTACACTTGACACCAATCTCCTCCAGGTCTCACTCTGTTTACACTTGGCACCAATCTCCTCCAGGTCTCACTCTGTTTGCAGTTGACACCAATCTCCTCCAGGTCTCACTCTGTTTACACTTGACACCAATCTCCTCCGGGTTTCACTCTGTTTACACTTGACACCAATCTCCTCCAACACCCCATCTCCATTTTTTATCGCCCTCTTCCACCAATTCAAATCCAACTTCTGCCTTTCTCATTCTCttcaacctcctcttcctctttcccctCCATTTCTCCTCAGAAATCCACCTTTCTGTGTCCCTTTCCCAACATTCCTCTTCTCCTGACTTTGTTTGCGGCCCCGGCGTAACTCCACCTCATAATCGTCCTGCTCACTTCGGAAATGTGTGTTCTCCGGGCGCCAACATTTTGAGAGAATGAGCAGTGGCCGACACACAGACAAAAACGACCCCCAAACTCAACTCTGTTCTACTCCCATCGTGGAGGACAACCTTCTGCTCTCTCTTGGTACACCGTTCAACCAAAGCTGCTATGCTCTCGTTGGCGCCCTAACAGCAGCACCGTTGAGGCTATCTatgttttaaagtagtcaacgTTCTTCTTCTTTTGCGTTTGAAAAAGTGTAAAGCTAGTATTGGTGTTTTACCGCCTCCAACAGTGCTGGAGTCCTGAACCAAATCTTTGTGTGTCATTAATTTattgtggccactagatggtaGTGATATAGCATAAAGCCAATTACTAACCACTGGCAGGCAACCCGATTTGATGAGACAATGCTCAGATCATTGGCTAATTGCTACCATCTCATAAGAATCCCCGCCCAGTTCACTAATTTAAAATGGTAGAAGCCCTCAAtggagtcctctatctatctctatgagttGTCTCCGCTGGCTCAATACACAGGGCTGAGCCTGGATCAGTGTGGAGGGAGTGGTGGGCGGATGGCTGCAGAGCTAAAGATTCATACAAACTCTTTGCTCCTGGTTGCTGCACTGAGAGACTGATATGTGGCGCTACTAGCTTCCTCTGGGGTTCTCTCTGGTAGCTGTTGTGCCTGGGTCAGCTGTAACATTATCATATGTATCAGCAGCTCCAGCGTCTGGCGGAAGAGTGGTGTAAATGAGATTCCCCGGAGGTTGTGATGAGGGCTGGGaaaatctcttcctgaagtagagagtagagtagagtagaggagccATCCAATCAGGCTGTAGCAGATGATCGGTTCCAACGCTGGAGTAGGCGTGTCACACAAACACGATTGGGGTGTGACTGCAGGAGTAGGGGATTGGGGTGTGACTGCAGGAGTAGGGGATTGGGGTGTGACTGCAGGAGTAGGGGATTGGGGTGTGACTGCAGGAGTAGGGGATTGGGGTGTGACTGCAGGAGTAGGGGATTGGGGTGTGACTGCAGGAGTAGGGGATTGGGGTGTGACTGCAGGAGTAGGGGATTGGGGTGTGACTGCAGGAGTAGGGGATTGGGGTGTGACTGCAGGAGTAGGGGATTGGGGTGTGACTGCAGGAGTAGGGGATTGGGGTGTGACTGCAGGAGTAGGGGATTGGGGTGTGACTGCAGGAGTAGGGGATTGGGGTGTGACTGCAGGAGTAGGGGATTGGGGTGTGACTGCAGGAGTAGGGGATTGGGGTGTGTCTTCTCCATGATGTTCGTCCAGCCCACCGCCTGATCAGGTGTCCAACTCCCTCCCAGGCGTACACCCCCTCATCAACTGCCATCACCTTGGAAACCACCAATCCCAATCCAAACATTCCGTTTCCACGGTGGATCAACCCTCCATCCGTGAAGCACTGAGCTGAGAGCTCGGTGACGTTTATGCCTTTGTTCGGTCCGAAGGTAAAGAGCTCCTCCAATGGGGCGTCTTCTCAGCGCCCAGGTGATGGGCTGGTCGGTGGAGATGGGGAAGTGGAGCAGACTGCTGACGTTGCAGGTGAGGGTGATGTCACCACCCTCTGGGACCACGGACTGAGGGTTCTCTGGCACTTCCCTCAGGGTGTCTGCAATAACTTGAAGTGTCATGTCTGCCTGGGAGGTTCCATAGTAGGTAATGCGATTGCTGGGAACGGCATGGCATTGATGCCTCTGTCTGGTAATCTCACTGACTGTATTCTCAGCTCTACTGCGCTGTTCGACAACCGCTCCACGCTGATGTCACCAATGTTTACACGGCCTCTAAGTGACTTTTCTAGGTTTATGCGGCTGCAGACAAGGGTGGAGAGGATCTCTACGCTGTCGCCAAGCCCTAGCTCTCCCTTGCTGCTCAGTCCAACAAAAATGCCCTCCGGGATCTTCGTAATCTGTGATATGACAGCGTCGCAACATGGGTTGACCCTCCAAACGGATCAGAGAACCAGGAGAGAAAAGAAGCATAGACCTGGAGAACACccaaagagagagagcacagtgtaggtggaggtggagatatgataaacacataaacacagagATATTCATGGACCCTGGGACTCAACACCTCCCTCGCCAAGTCTAGgttccaaaaggctccttaacagcttctaacccccccaagccataagactgctgaacaattaatcaaatggccaccggactatttacattgaccccccccccccaccccctttgtttttacactgctgctactctctgtttattatctatgcattgtcactttacccctatctacatgtacaaattacctcgactaacctgtacccccgcacattgactctgcactggtaccccctgtatatagcctcgttattgttattttattgtgttactttttattaaatgtttaactttagtttatttagtaaatattttattaactctgtttcttgaactgcattgttggttaaggacttgtaagtaagcatttcacggtaaggtctacacctgttgtattcagcgcatgtgacaaatacaagttgatatgatttgatttggattttaATGCACAGAtgattacatgtatttttaatGAATGGGGTAGAGAGTGCAAACACCTAAAACACTCTTAGATGGAAACATAAATACATAATTTATTATGTAATACATTTGGGTGGAGTACTTGGGTAAGCCAGAAAAGGTCCCTCTGTGATAGGACAGGTTATAGATAGATGTTGGTGGATGGGGGTTTTATAACGTTTGTCAGCGATTGtaggaggaagtgtgtgtgtgtgtgtgtgtgtgtgtgtgtgtgtgtgtgtgtgtgtgtgtgtgcgcgtgcgcgcgcGCACATAGCACTATTTATTCAGAGTTTTCTATGAAAGTTCTGTATTAAAAAGTAAACTAAGAAATATCCTAGTGATGTTAACTTTGATGCCACATTTTAAACCAATATTTTTCACAAATTTAAAGAGGCAATATGGGATTCAAACAACCACAAAGCGTCACCCCggcatggggctggagaaatgtaaccactctcaaattcatatatTCTTCAAGAACCAATTTAATTGAATGTGTTTGCACAATTGTGCCACAGTAGACCCCGCCTCCTAGGCTCCACAGTAGACCCCGCCTCCTAGGCTCCACAGTAGACCCCGCCTCCTAGGTTCCACAGTAGACCCCGCCTCCTAGGTTCCACAGTAGACCCGCCTCCTAGGCTACACAGTAGACCCCGCCTCTTAGGCTCCACAGTAGACCCCGCCTCCTAGGCTACACAGTAGACCCCGCCTCCTAGGCGCCACAGTAGACCCCGCCTCCTAGGCTACACAGTAGACCCCGCCTCCTAGGCTCCACAGTAGACCCCGCCTCCTAGGCTCCACAGTAGACCCCGCCTCCTAGTCTCCACAGTAGACCCCGCCTCCTAGTCTCCACAGTAGACCCCGCCTCCTAGTCTCCACAGTAGACCCCGCCTCCTAGGCTCCACAGTAGACCCCGCCTCCTAGTCTCCACAGTAGACCCCGCCTCCTAGGCTCCACAGTAGACCCCGCCTCCTAGGCTCCACAGTAGACCCCGCCTCCTAGGCTCCACAGTAGACCCCGCCTCCTAGGCTCCACAGTAGACCCACCTCCTAGGCTCCACAGTAGACCCCGCCTCCTAGTCTCCACAGTAGACCCCGCCTCCTAGTCTCCACAGTAGACCCCGCCTCCTAGTCTCCACAGTAGACCCCGCCTCCTAGGCTCCACAGTAGACCCCGCCTCCTAGTCTCCACAGTAGACCCCGCCTCCTAGTCTCCACAGTAGACCCCGCCTCCTAGTCTCCACAGTAGACCCCGCCTCCTAGTCTCCACAGTAGACCCCGCCTCCTAGGCTCCACAGTAGACCCCGCCTCCTAGGCTCCACAGTAGACCCCGCCTCCTAGGCTACACAGTAGACCCCGCCTCCTAGGCATACTTGAGTTTCACAGatataacacaacaaaacaaaagacaGGAGAACATTATTGTCATATCATAGCCATGAGTAGACCACATCGGTATAGCCTAGTCTTAAAGATATattttttatggatttttttatggGTTTTTGATTAACTATAGCCAGGCTACGGATTTGGCACAAAAA from Salmo trutta chromosome 9, fSalTru1.1, whole genome shotgun sequence includes these protein-coding regions:
- the LOC115200587 gene encoding stromal cell-derived factor 2, encoding MGLIHALRGFIKSFLVVLLWSKCQGRESEFNYVTCGSLVKLLNTRHNVRLHSHDVKYGSGSGQQSVTGVESADDANSYWRIRGKPNRTCQRGVPIQCGQAIRITHMTTGRNLHTHHFSSPLSNNQEVSAFGENGEGDDLDVWRVQCDGSIWERDEAVRFKHVGTDAFLTVTGEQYGHPIRGQREVHGMGTANQNNYWKAMEGVFIQPSQEPLRHNHEEF